CAGCAGGCGCTGGTGCTGCGCCTCGGCGATCCGCTGGCGCCCGTGACCGCGCCCGGATTGCACTGGAAGGTGCCGTTCATCGACAGCGTGGTCTATATCGACAACCGCATCCTCGACCTGGAGAACCCCTCCCAGGAAGTGATCGCGGCGGACCAGAAGCGCCTCGTGGTGGACGCCTTCGCGCGCTACCGCATCACCAACCCGCTGCGCTTCTACCAGGCGGTGGGCACGGTGCAGGGCGCCAACTCCCGCCTCTCCACGGTGCTCAACTCGGCCCTGCGCCGCGTGCTCGGCGAGAACACCTTCACCAGCGTCGTGCGCGACCAGCGCGAGGGGCTGATGCGGCAGATCAACGAGCAGGTGAACCGCGAGGCCGCCAACTTCGGCATCACCGTGGTGGATGTGCGCATCCGCCGCGCCGACCTGCCGGAGGCCAACAGCCAGGCGGTGTTCCAGCGCATGCAGACCGAGCGCCAGCGGGAAGCGGCGGAAATCCGCGCCCAGGGCAACGAGGCCGCCCAGCGCCTGCGCGCCCGCGCCGACCGCGAGGTCACCATCGTGGTCGCGGAGGCGAACTCCAAGGGCGAGCAGCTGCGCGGTGAAGGCGATGCGGAGCGAAACCGCATCTTCGCCGATGCCTACCAGCGCGACCCGGACTTCTTCGCCTTCTACCGCTCCATGCAGGCCTATGAGGCGAGCATGAAGTCGTCCGACACCCGCATGCTGCTGGCGCCGGATTCGAACTTCTTCCGCTTCTTCCAGAGCCCGACGGGAGGCCCCGTAGCGGGCGCGCCCGTCGCGCTGCCTTCGGCCGGCAACTGACCGGCCCGGCGGGCGGCATGAAGGACCTTCTGGCTGCCCTTGGCCTCATGCTGGCCATCGAGGGCCTGTGCCTCGCCGCCTTCCCGGTGGCGTGGCGCAAGGCCATGAAGGCGGTCTTGCACGCCCCGGAAACCCCCATGCGCCTCGCCGGCCTCGGCGTCGGCGCACTGGGGGTGCTTCTGGTGTTCCTCGTGCGCAGCTTCTGAATGCGGGGCCGGTCGGATCGGCCCCACCTTCCCACACCTTCTCTCCCGCACCGATTTGTCCCCGTGTCATCGCCCGGCTCGTCCGGGCGATCCACTTTTGGGCCGCCGGGATGCCCGGTATCCCGGAAGCCGTCTGGCGGCGCAGTGGATCACCCGCACAAGGCGTGTGATGACGATTGCGAAAAGATCGCCGCAATCGTCCCCGAAGCTTGCCTCCCAACCCGCCGGATCGTGAGCGGCGCGGGGCTTGCGCCCGGCGCGCCGGCGTCGCAGCCTCTGCGGATGATCTCGAGGACAGCCATGCCCGCACCGTTCGTGCCTTCCCGCCGCCTTCCCCGCCGGTCCCGGCTGCCCGCGCTGCTTCTGGCGGCGGCGGTGGCCCTCGCCGGCATTGGCAGCGCGCCGCTTCATGCCGCGCCCGGCAAGGGACCGGACACGGTGGCGGACGTGGCCGAGAAAGTGATGGACGCGGTGGTGAACATCTCCACCTCGCAGAACGTCGCCCCCTCCCGCTCGGTGCCCGCGCCGCAACTGCCGCCGGGCTCGCCCTACGAGGACTTCTTCGACGAATTCTTCAAGCGCCGCCCGGACGATGGCGGCGAGCAGCGCTCGCGGCGCGTCTCCTCGCTCGGATCCGGCTTCGTCATCGATCCGTCCGGCTTCATCGTCACCAACAACCACGTCATCTCGGACGCCGACGAGGTCTTCGCCAATTTCAACGACGGTTCGAAGCTGAAGGCCGAGGTGGTCGGCCGCGACGCCAAAACCGACCTCGCGCTGCTCAAGGTGAACCCGCCCAGACCCCTCGTGGCGGTAAAGTTCGGCGACAGCGAGAAGCTGCGCGTGGGCGACTGGGTGATGGCCATCGGCAACCCGTTCGGCCTCGGCGGCACGCTCACGGTGGGCGTCGTCTCCGCCCGCAACCGCGACATCAATTCCGGCCCCTATGACAACTTCATCCAGACCGACGCGGCCATCAACCGGGGCAATTCCGGTGGCCCGCTGTTCAACATGGAAGGCGAGGTGATCGGCATCAACACCGCCATCATCTCCCCCTCGGGCGGCTCCATCGGCATCGGCTTCGCCGTGCCTTCCGCCACCGCCCAGCCGGTGCTGGCCCAGATCGAGCAGTTCAAGGAAGTGCGGCGCGGCTGGATCGGCGTGCGCATCCAGCCCGTCACCGAAGACATCGCCGAGAGCCTCGGCCTCGGCAAGCCGCGCGGCGCGCTCATCGGCGTGGTGACGGAGAACAGCCCGGCCGCCCAGGGCGGCGTCAAGGCCGGCGATGTGATCGTCAAATTCAACGGCCGCGACATCAAGGAAGTGCGCGACCTCACCCGGACCGTCGCCGACACCATGGCCGACACCGAGGTGGAGGTGGTGGTCATCCGCAAGGGCAAGGAGGAGACCCTGCGCGTCAAGGTCGCCCGCATGCCCGAGGACGACAAGCCGGACGCCTCCAAGCCGGCCCCCGAGGCGCAGAAGGTGCCGCCGAAGAAGGCCCTCGGCATCGAGCTCTCCGCCATGAGCGACGACCTGCGCAAGCGCTACCGCATCAAGAGCGAGATTTCCGGCGTGGTCATCACCGACGTGGACCGCTCCTCCCCCGCCTCCGACAAGGGGCTGAAGGCGGGTCAGGTCATCGTGCAGGTGGGCCAGGAAGCGGTGGCAAGCCCCGCCGACGTGGAGAAGCAGATCGACGCCCTGCGCAAGGCCGGCAAGCGCTCGGCCCTGTTCCTCGTCTCCGACGGCGAGGGCAAGCAGGAGTTCGTGACGGTCCCGCTGAACTGAGAATAGGACAGGATTGATACCGTCGTCCTCCGGCTTGTCCGGAGGCCCCATGGAGACGCTCGTCCCGCCCCGGAGGCTTCCGTACCGGCGGGATCGGCCCTCCGGTCAAGCCGGAGGGCGACGGCGGGAGGTGTGGCGCGGACAATCTCATCCGGCCCCTGCCGCCGATGGGCGGACCGCGCCCCGGCGGGCGGGCGACACCTACCCCCTACCCCACCCCGCCCCTCAGCCGCTCCTCCGCCCGCGCGCAGCCCATCAGCGGTAGCAGCGCGGCGAGTTCCGGCCCGGTCTCCCGTCCAGTCAGCGCGAGGCGCAGCGGGTGGAACAGGCCACGCCCCGAGCGCCCGGTGGCGGCCTTCACCGCGCTCGTCCACGCCTTCCACGTCGCGCCATCCCACGGCTCCGCCGGCAGCAGGTTGGCGGCCTCGGTGAGGAAGGCGCGGTCGTCTTCGGCGATCACGCCCGCCTGAGGGGCGGCGACGATCTCCCACCATCCGCGCGCGTCATCGAAGCGGGAGA
The nucleotide sequence above comes from Xanthobacter flavus. Encoded proteins:
- a CDS encoding DegQ family serine endoprotease → MPAPFVPSRRLPRRSRLPALLLAAAVALAGIGSAPLHAAPGKGPDTVADVAEKVMDAVVNISTSQNVAPSRSVPAPQLPPGSPYEDFFDEFFKRRPDDGGEQRSRRVSSLGSGFVIDPSGFIVTNNHVISDADEVFANFNDGSKLKAEVVGRDAKTDLALLKVNPPRPLVAVKFGDSEKLRVGDWVMAIGNPFGLGGTLTVGVVSARNRDINSGPYDNFIQTDAAINRGNSGGPLFNMEGEVIGINTAIISPSGGSIGIGFAVPSATAQPVLAQIEQFKEVRRGWIGVRIQPVTEDIAESLGLGKPRGALIGVVTENSPAAQGGVKAGDVIVKFNGRDIKEVRDLTRTVADTMADTEVEVVVIRKGKEETLRVKVARMPEDDKPDASKPAPEAQKVPPKKALGIELSAMSDDLRKRYRIKSEISGVVITDVDRSSPASDKGLKAGQVIVQVGQEAVASPADVEKQIDALRKAGKRSALFLVSDGEGKQEFVTVPLN
- the hflC gene encoding protease modulator HflC, encoding MRNPVLGGVIAVIGVVALILIYSSAYIVSQTQQALVLRLGDPLAPVTAPGLHWKVPFIDSVVYIDNRILDLENPSQEVIAADQKRLVVDAFARYRITNPLRFYQAVGTVQGANSRLSTVLNSALRRVLGENTFTSVVRDQREGLMRQINEQVNREAANFGITVVDVRIRRADLPEANSQAVFQRMQTERQREAAEIRAQGNEAAQRLRARADREVTIVVAEANSKGEQLRGEGDAERNRIFADAYQRDPDFFAFYRSMQAYEASMKSSDTRMLLAPDSNFFRFFQSPTGGPVAGAPVALPSAGN
- a CDS encoding DUF2065 domain-containing protein, which gives rise to MKDLLAALGLMLAIEGLCLAAFPVAWRKAMKAVLHAPETPMRLAGLGVGALGVLLVFLVRSF